The Nitrospira sp. region GTGGCACATTGGCCCACGGTGAGGGTGTCGCTTGTTGAGGCACACTTCATCAACAGCAGGCTCCCTCAGGTGAACAGGTGACGGCCCCCCCAGTCACGCGTTGACCGGCGCGATTGAGGATCGCAAAATGCGGGGCATAGCCTTCCGATTCAAGGACCTTGAGGCTCTTAGAGCAAATTTCCAGTGGCTCGCCGCGCCGAAAGACATGATGATCGTCATCCTGCGCTTCCATGAATGGCCCTGCCAGCAAGGCAAAATCGCCTCGCCAGACGCAGGGGGTCTGTTCGGGAAACACCGCGGTCCAGCGTGGATCTGTCTGGTCGAGCGTCACCGGATCTTGTGACAAGACAAACTGTGCGGCAAATGGCGGCTGGCTCAGAAGCCGCGCCGCTTCTGTGGTGAGTGCTTGTGGAATCCCGCGCCGATACGTTGTCCCGAGTTCATCCACCACCCGGCTGAAGGGGCCGCGCAATGTCGCGTAGCGTGGGCCGGATGCCGGGGCATGCGCAGGGAGTTTGTAGCCGGTTAAGGTCACCGAGAAGAAATGGATGCCGTCGATCCGTTGCCAGGGTGACGACTTGATCAGATGGATGCCGGCAAACCCCGCCTCCGTCGTGCCAGCCATATAGTCGGTGAGAGTCAAGGCGCCCGACAGGCAGTCGCCCCATTTCTCCGCATCGTGAACCAGATACTGAGGCACGGGCTGGTCGGCGACAATATCTGAAATCGTGAAACGTCCACCTAATTTGGCGATGCGGAACATTTCGCGGAAGACCTTGCGCTTGTCCGGGGCCAGATTGATCACGCAATTGGAAATAATCAAATCAACCGTGTCATCCTCCACTGGCATGGCATCAGCCAGACCTTTTCTGAACTCAACATTGGAGAACGGATAGCCGAGATTGCCGGCCACGATCACGGCGTTCCTGCGTGCGATCGCCAGCATTGTATCCGTCATGTCGATCCCGATCACACGGCCAGTCGGGCCGACAAGGCGCGAGGCCTCGAAGCAGTCGATACCGCCACCTGATCCGATGTCCAGAACGGTTTCCCCGGCGCGCACGGTTTTCAGACCGGCGGGCGTGCCGCAGCCATAGGAGATCTTGAGGACCTCCTCCGGGATGAAAGTCTTGAGGTGGCTCATGTCATAGCTGGTCGGGCAACACATTTGCTCGCCCGAGCTGGCCGCCCGGGCGTATCGATCACTGACGGCCTGGGCAATGTTCTCTCCTGACATGACTCCCCCGCTAAGTTATGAACATATGGAGATACGTCTATGTATTAACCATTCCTATTCAAGATCAAACCTGCTCTTGTAATAGGTGGATATCTCGATAGGAGCATACAGCGAGAGACACGAGGCTTCTGTAAGCTGGCTTACAATGTTGACGCACCCGGTCTCTTGGCCGTCGAAGCGGTAGAGAAGAGACGCTTGTTCAAGAGAAGGCTTACGGGAGGAAGAATGAAAAAAAGAACGCGTGCCCTCTTGACTCAGTACTATGGTACAGGGTGTAGCGTCTTATCGGAGGTGAGAAGATGACAGTTGAGTGCACTATCGGGCAACTCGCGAAAGCGGTCGGCGTCAACATCCAGACAGTGCGGTACTACGAACGGCTCAGGCTGCTTGGTCCGTCTGCGCGCCGACCATCGGGATACCGGATCTATGGCGAAGACGAGGAACGGAGGCTTCGGTTCATCAAGAACGCTCAAGCACTGGGATTCACGCTGCAAGAAATCGCCGAACTGCTCAAGCTCAGTGTCACGTCGACCGCGCGCTGCGGTGATGTACAACGACGAGCGCAAACCAAGCTGACGCACGTAGAGGCGAAAGTGCGGGATCTGCAAGCGCTCGCCCGGGCGCTTCGGAACCTGATTCGAGACTGCCGGGCCGGGCAGCCGACGGATCGCTGTCCGATTTTGCAGAGTCTGGAGAAGACAGAAAGGAAGGTCAACGATGACAACCGAAAAACGACGCGTTGATGTGTTTACGGCCGGCTGTCCGCTTTGCGAGGAGACCGTCAATTTGGTGCAGTCGCTGGCCTGCCCGAGTTGTGGCATACGAGTTTATGACCTACGAGCGGGCTGCGATACGAACGAATGCCGAGAGAAAGCCAGACGCTACGGAATTACCGCGGTCCGCGCGATTGCAGTCGATGGCGTGCTCTTGGACTGTTACCGACGGGAGCCACTCTCGGCTCACACCTTGAGGGCGGCTGGCATCGGTCAGCCATGAAAAGGGGTCGGATGGAAGAGAATCAGCGTAAGCGACTGCTGTGGACAGGGTTGATTGGCTCAGGGGTTGTTGCCTTGTGTTGTGTGACGCCGATCTTGGTGGTGCTGTTAGGAGTGGTTGGGCTCGGGAGCATCACCGGCTATCTGGACGCAGTACTCCTTCCGGCACTGGTCCTGTTCCTGGGTCTTGCCCTGTATGCAGGAACTCGCCAGCAGCACGCCACGGGGAGGGCCTGCTGCACGCACCATGCATCCGAGAGTCGGGAGGAACGAGGTGTTGAGACAAGGAGAAACGGATGACTGACTGCTGCAAGGCGCCTGCGGAGCCAACGCAACTAGGAGATCGAGTC contains the following coding sequences:
- a CDS encoding heavy metal-responsive transcriptional regulator gives rise to the protein MTVECTIGQLAKAVGVNIQTVRYYERLRLLGPSARRPSGYRIYGEDEERRLRFIKNAQALGFTLQEIAELLKLSVTSTARCGDVQRRAQTKLTHVEAKVRDLQALARALRNLIRDCRAGQPTDRCPILQSLEKTERKVNDDNRKTTR
- a CDS encoding methyltransferase domain-containing protein; this encodes MSHLKTFIPEEVLKISYGCGTPAGLKTVRAGETVLDIGSGGGIDCFEASRLVGPTGRVIGIDMTDTMLAIARRNAVIVAGNLGYPFSNVEFRKGLADAMPVEDDTVDLIISNCVINLAPDKRKVFREMFRIAKLGGRFTISDIVADQPVPQYLVHDAEKWGDCLSGALTLTDYMAGTTEAGFAGIHLIKSSPWQRIDGIHFFSVTLTGYKLPAHAPASGPRYATLRGPFSRVVDELGTTYRRGIPQALTTEAARLLSQPPFAAQFVLSQDPVTLDQTDPRWTAVFPEQTPCVWRGDFALLAGPFMEAQDDDHHVFRRGEPLEICSKSLKVLESEGYAPHFAILNRAGQRVTGGAVTCSPEGACC